From the genome of Pseudomonadota bacterium:
GAGCCGAACGCCGCGTAGACGCTGCCGGTTTGCATACCGGTCGCCGCGACCACGTCCTGAACGGAGGTGTCCTTGAACCCCTTCTCGTAAAACAGCAGCGCAGCCGAGTCGATCGCGGCCTCGCGATCGTACTGTATGGGCCGTCCCGCCCCCGTTACCTTTTGTGACTCAGAAGCCATGAATACTTGCGTTGTCCGTGCGCGCCCGGGCGCTACCGCTCATGTAGTATACCGCCTGATTTCCAATACTTTTACACTGACGCGTGCAACGGACAGACAAAGACGCTGTTGCGACACACCGTGCGCGTCCGCTAACGCGTTGTTTCGAGGAGAGGAGGCCCACCTATGACAGAACAGACAGGCATGCTGATTGGCAAGGGTGAGCACCCCGTCTACCTGAACCCGCGCTACGCCAACCGTCACGGGCTCATCGCCGGCGCAACCGGTACCGGCAAGACCGTCACCGTGCAGGTGCTCGCCGAGCAGTTTTCCCGTCTGGGCGTCCCGGTCTTCCTCACCGACGTCAAGGGCGACATGACCGGCATATCCCAGCCGGGCTCGCCCCACCCGAAGGTGAGCGAGCGCATCGAGACCATCGGCATCACCGATTTCGAGTTCAGCGGCAGCCCGACGGTGCTCTGGGACCTCTTCGGCGAGCAGGGCCACCCGATTCGCGCCACCGTCGCCGACATGGGCCCGACGCTCCTCGCCCGCTTGATGGACCTCAACGAAACGCAGGAGGGCGTGCTCGCGATCGCCTTCGAGTTTGCCGACGACGAAGGCATGCTCATGCTGGATTTCAAGGACTTGCGCGAAACCCTGCAGTACGTTGGCGAACACGCGAAGGAGTTCAAGAGCGAGTACGGCAACGTCAGCTCGGCCTCCGTCGGCGCCATCCAGCGCCGCTTGCTGATCCTCGAGCAGGAGGGCGCCGAGGCCTTCTTCGGCGAGCCCGCGCTGGACCTCTGGGACTTCATGCGCACCGATCACCGCGGCCGCGGCCACATCAACCTGTTGATTGCCAACCGGCTGATGACGAACCAGCGGCTGTACGCCACCTTCCTGCTGTGGTTGCTCAGCGAGCTGTTCGAGAACCTGCCCGAAGTGGGTGACCTCGACAAACCGCGCTTCGTGTTCTTCTTCGACGAGGCGCACCTGCTGTTCGACGACGCGCCGAAGGCGCTGCTCGAGAAGGTGGAGACGGTGGTACGCCTGATTCGCTCGAAAGGCGTCGGCATCTACTTCTGCACGCAGAACCCGCTCGACATCCCTGACAGCGTGCTCGGGCAACTCGGCAACCGCGTGCAGCACGCCTTGCGCGCGTTCACACCACGTGACCAGAAAGCCGTCCGCTCCGTGGCGCAAACGATGCGGGCAAACCCCGCGTTCGACACCACCGAGGCGATCACGCAGATGGGCGTCGGCGTCGCACTGGTGTCCACCCTCGAGGGCGATGGCGTCCCGAGCGTGACAGAGAAAACCCTGATCCGCCCGCCGTATTGCCAGTTTGGCCCCGCCAGCGAATCACAGTGCGCGGACCTCGTCCGACAGAGCCCGCTCGCCGGCCGCTACGATGCCGCCATCGACCGCGAGTCCGCCTTCGAGATCCTCGCCGAGCGCGCGGAACAGCGCCTGCGCGAAGCCGAGGCACAGGCCGCTCAGGAGGCCGAGGAGAAAGCCCGTCAACAGGCCGAGCGCGAGGCACGTCGCGGCCGCGGCAACCGCCAGAGCATCGGTGAGGCGATGGTCAAGAGCCTGGTTCGCTCGGTCAGCAGTTCGGTCGGTCGCACCCTCGGCCGCCAGATTCTGCGGGGCCTGCTCGGCGGCGTGATGCGCCGCTAGGCTGCGCCTGCTAGCGGCTGCGAAACCCTTCGGGCACGAGGTTGAAGCGGATGCCGACGTGAACGGTGTCGTCCACCTCGACGTCGTCCGAATCTTCCGTCATGCGGGTCGTGATCAACCGGTAGCCGATGAAACCGAGCGCGGTCGGCGTGATCTCGACTTCAAACCGCGCGTCGAGCTCGAACAGACGCTCGGCGTCGCCGAAGGTGGTCACGCTCGGGGCAAAGAAGCCCTCGGTGACAAACGCGGTCGGCGCGATGTTGGACGGGATGATGTAGGCGAGCCGGGCCCCCAGCGCGACCGCACTCATCTCGCGGCCGTCGTCCAGCCGCAGCCCGTAGAGCTTCATGCCGACGCCGAGTTGCCAAGGCTGCCCGAGTTCAGCCTGTTGGCCCAGTGAGATCAGCTCGGCCGACAGCAGCACGTCTTCACGGTGGTTGTAGAGACCGGACAAGCCGATGTCGACGCCGCCCTCGAGAAACCCGCGCGAGCCCAACAAGTAGGTGAATTCACCCGTCTCTTCGC
Proteins encoded in this window:
- a CDS encoding helicase HerA-like domain-containing protein; the protein is MTEQTGMLIGKGEHPVYLNPRYANRHGLIAGATGTGKTVTVQVLAEQFSRLGVPVFLTDVKGDMTGISQPGSPHPKVSERIETIGITDFEFSGSPTVLWDLFGEQGHPIRATVADMGPTLLARLMDLNETQEGVLAIAFEFADDEGMLMLDFKDLRETLQYVGEHAKEFKSEYGNVSSASVGAIQRRLLILEQEGAEAFFGEPALDLWDFMRTDHRGRGHINLLIANRLMTNQRLYATFLLWLLSELFENLPEVGDLDKPRFVFFFDEAHLLFDDAPKALLEKVETVVRLIRSKGVGIYFCTQNPLDIPDSVLGQLGNRVQHALRAFTPRDQKAVRSVAQTMRANPAFDTTEAITQMGVGVALVSTLEGDGVPSVTEKTLIRPPYCQFGPASESQCADLVRQSPLAGRYDAAIDRESAFEILAERAEQRLREAEAQAAQEAEEKARQQAEREARRGRGNRQSIGEAMVKSLVRSVSSSVGRTLGRQILRGLLGGVMRR
- a CDS encoding YfaZ family outer membrane protein; this translates as MRYAILLLISLAMAPGARAAGVALSLSEETGEFTYLLGSRGFLEGGVDIGLSGLYNHREDVLLSAELISLGQQAELGQPWQLGVGMKLYGLRLDDGREMSAVALGARLAYIIPSNIAPTAFVTEGFFAPSVTTFGDAERLFELDARFEVEITPTALGFIGYRLITTRMTEDSDDVEVDDTVHVGIRFNLVPEGFRSR